The following are encoded in a window of Onthophagus taurus isolate NC chromosome 3, IU_Otau_3.0, whole genome shotgun sequence genomic DNA:
- the LOC111415773 gene encoding aarF domain-containing kinase 1: MASFSAKKVLRYGIVGGLIGGTALSLHKNQYQLDSIGIVRLGRAAIAVFQIGKIYKKELYFKEWDKTSVEFKEKQSFCHQQGANRLLKLCCENKGVYIKVGQHIAALEYLLPKEYVQTMKVLHSHAPQSELKDIYRVLKEDLKKEINDIFEEISPEPIGSASLAQVHKAKLKDGTTVAVKVQHPAVLGNSRVDMKTMEYLVKVVEYFFPEFKFQWLVNESKKNIPTELDFKNEGLNAEKIAGLFKDVPWLRVPSIRWDLTTKRVLTMEYLDGGQVNDINYIKENKINPLEVSDKLGMLYSNMIFIHGFVHSDPHPGNILVKKNEKGNCDIVLLDHGLYATLNGEIMVAYANLWLSILNRDTVAMRLYTSKLGIKENFYGLFACMITGRTWDSVMKGIDKRKPTEKEKETFQVQIPTYASQIIDVLDQVNRQLLLIFKTNDLMRGIDHTLKTSARMGSFRVMSQCCIETVYTKKIDNSKGRLKKFQYGVAKFWMLFKIRVYYTFASIKELFGLI, translated from the exons ATGGCCagttttagtgctaaaaaagttttaagatACGGCATAGTAGGTGGCCTAATTGGAGGCACGGCTTTAAGTTTACACAAAAACCAATATCAACTCGATTCCATTGGAATAGTACGATTAGGAAGAGCTGCTATTGCTGTATTTCAAATCGGAAAGATTTACAAAAAAGAACTCTATTTTAAGGAATGGGATAAAACTAGTGTGgagtttaaagaaaaacagTCTTTTTGCCATCAACAGGGTGCTAATAGGTTGCTTAAACTATGTTGTGAAAATAAGGGTGTGTATATCAAAGTAGGGCAACATATCGCGGCTTTAGAATATTTATTACCAAAAGAATATGTTCAAACGATGAAAGTTTTACACAGTCACGCCCCACAAAGTGAACTTAAGGATATTTATCGAGTTTTaaaagaagatttaaaaaaggaA atAAATGATATATTTGAAGAAATCTCCCCGGAACCAATTGGTTCGGCATCATTAGCTCAAGTACACAaagcaaaattaaaagatgGTACAACCGTAGCTGTCAAAGTGCAACATCCGGCGGTTTTGGGAAATTCTCGGGTTGATATGAAAACTATGGAATATCTCGTGAAAGTTGTCGAATATTTCTTCCCGGAATTTAAATTCCAATGGTTAGTGAACGAATCGAAAAAGAACATACCAACCGAGTTAGATTTTAAAAACGAGGGTCTCAACGCTGAAAAAATCGCAGGATTATTCAAAGATGTCCCATGGTTGAGGGTACCATCGATTCGATGGGATTTAACAACTAAACGGGTTTTAACCATGGAGTATTTGGATGGGGGGCAAGTTAACGATATTAActatattaaagaaaataagattaatCCGTTGGAAGTGTCCGATAAGCTTGGGATGTTATATTCGAACATGATTTTTATTCATGGATTTGTGCATAGCGATCCACACCCCGGAAATATTTTAgtgaagaaaaatgaaaaagggAATTGTGATATCGTTTTATTAGATCACGGACTTTACgcg ACGTTAAATGGAGAAATTATGGTTGCGTACGCAAATTTATGGTTAAGCATTTTAAATCGTGATACGGTAGCAATGCGACTTTACACATCAAAGTTGGGTATAAAGGAgaatttttatggtttattcGCTTGTATGATAACAGGTAGAACTTGGGATTCAGTTATGAAAGGAATTGATAA gcgCAAACCGAcggagaaagaaaaagaaacgttCCAAGTACAAATCCCAACGTACGCCTCTCAAATAATCGACGTGTTAGATCAAGTTAATCGCCAactccttttaatttttaaaacgaacGATTTAATGCGTGGGATTGATCACACTTTGAAGACTAGTGCCAGGATGGGGTCGTTTCGGGTGATGTCTCAATGTTGCATCGAGACCGTTTATaccaaaaaaatcgataattcgAAAGGTAggttgaaaaaatttcaatatggCGTGGCGAAGTTTTGGATGTTGTTTAAAATACGGGTTTATTATACTTTTGCTTCGATTAAAGAATTATTCGGATTGATTtga